A single region of the Sorghum bicolor cultivar BTx623 chromosome 7, Sorghum_bicolor_NCBIv3, whole genome shotgun sequence genome encodes:
- the LOC8071053 gene encoding nudix hydrolase 15, mitochondrial produces the protein MAREDCSSGAEMDALVRRLRLHRPPPSPYDPEPDAAPVPATAGDGQLFRPRRAAVLVCLFRGDGGELRVILTKRSSSLSTHSGEVSLPGGKVEEGDADDAATALRESKEEIGLDPALVTVVASLEHFLSKHLLVVVPVVGILLDRQAFKPALNIAEVDEIFDVPLEMFLKDENRTSEEREKMGQAFTVHYFTYEKGIQKYLIWGLTARILIHAASVVYQRPPDFTERSAHFKLPKFTKDCSSMLAGPAKH, from the exons ATGGCAAGGGAGGACTGCAGCTCCGGCGCTGAAATGGACGCGCTCGTCCGACGCCTGAGGCTCCACCGGCCGCCCCCTTCCCCCTACGACCCCGAGCCAGACGCGGCCCCCGTCCCCGCCACCGCCGGCGACGGCCAGCTGTTCCGGCCGCGGAGGGCCGCCGTGCTCGTCTGCCTCTTCCGGGGCGACGGCGGCGAGCTCCGCGTCATCCTCACCAAACGCTCGTCCTCCCTCTCCACCCACTCCG GTGAAGTTTCATTGCCGGGAGGAAAGGTCGAGGAGGGTGATGCTGATGATGCAGCAACAGCATTAAGGGAGTCAAAGGAGGAGATTGGGCTTGATCCAGCTCTGGTTACAGTGGTTGCCTCTCTTGAACACTTTTTGTCCAAG CACCTGCTGGTAGTTGTTCCTGTTGTTGGCATACTATTAGACAGACAAGCATTTAAACCTGCTCTTAATATTGCTGAGGTAGACGAAATATTTGATGTACCCCTGGAGATGTTCCTCAAG GATGAGAACAGGACATCTGAGGAGCGAGAAAAGATGGGCCAGGCATTCACAGTCCATTACTTCACTTACGAGAAAGGAATCCAGAAGTACTTAATCTGGGGTCTGACAGCCCGCATCTTGATCCATGCTGCTTCAGTTGTATACCAGCGACCGCCGGACTTTACAGAGCGAAGTGCACATTTCAAATTACCAAAGTTCACAAAGGACTGCTCTTCAATGCTAGCAGGACCTGCTAAACACTAG
- the LOC8071054 gene encoding nudix hydrolase 15, mitochondrial has protein sequence MEEEVGPGADMEALVRRLRLHRPAPSPYELSAAVAPAPAPGAGELFRPRRAAVLVCLFRGAAGELRVILTKRSSSLSTHSGEVALPGGKAEEGDADDAATALRESKEEIGLDPALVTVVTSLEHVLSKHLLVVVPIVGILSDINTFKPVPNAAEVDKIFDVPLEMFLKDENRTSNDLEWMGQEFTIHHFSYAKENEKYMIWGLTAGILIHAASVVYQRPPDFAEKRAQFNLPTYFNAMARA, from the exons ATGGAAGAGGAGGTGGGCCCCGGCGCGGACATGGAGGCGCTCGTCCGCCGTCTGAGGCTCCACCGCCCGGCCCCCTCCCCGTACGAACTCTCAGCCGCGGTGGCCCCTGCCCCTGCTCCTGGCGCCGGCGAGCTGTTCCGGCCACGGAGGGCCGCCGTTCTGGTTTGCCTCTTCCGGGGCGCAGCCGGAGAGCTCCGAGTCATACTCACCAAGCGCTCCTCCTCACTCTCCACCCACTCCG GGGAAGTTGCATTACCAGGTGGAAAGGCCGAGGAAGGTGATGCTGATGATGCAGCAACAGCATTAAGGGAGTCAAAAGAGGAGATTGGGCTTGATCCAGCTCTGGTCACAGTCGTTACATCGCTTGAACATGTCTTGTCCAAA CATCTTCTGGTAGTTGTTCCTATTGTTGGCATACTTTCAGACATAAACACATTTAAGCCTGTTCCTAATGCTGCTGAGGTGGACAAAATTTTTGATGTGCCCCTGGAGATGTTCCTCAAG GATGAGAACCGGACATCTAATGACCTAGAATGGATGGGGCAGGAGTTTACAATCCATCACTTCAGTTATGCGAAGGAGAACGAGAAGTACATGATTTGGGGTCTGACGGCTGGCATCCTGATCCATGCTGCTTCAGTTGTTTACCAGCGACCACCAGACTTTGCAGAGAAAAGGGCACAGTTCAACTTGCCAACGTACTTCAATGCCATGGCCAGAGCCTGA
- the LOC8069996 gene encoding uncharacterized protein LOC8069996: MPVPDLEEVQPQPESVGSGAATAASASSAIDIPSLIERAIAKLPPDLAAQAVDKKRKARSQDPGWQYGWWPDPSKKDFVQCIFCKKVVPSGITADEDGEVEEEDVPAAEEDVAAAAVPVPSSGTKGKQAKKKIAQAPITTFTVTAAAKPATQKQSKPVSSMLCKSPEEVVSERYKSKLTQPTLEHCTKRSKEAKQIVDDHVADFFYENRLPLNVINSRSWEVLLESIGQYGPGYRSPSYHEIRNPLLEKAVNRTSELRKKHEQAWKEYGYSIMSDGWTDTSHRHLINFLANSPAGTFFLGSVDASSEIANAPMLADLLEKQIDKVGKEHVVQLVTDNGANFKLAGRLLMERIPHLFWTPCAAHCLDLLLEDIGKIKEFITCINMAKKVTRFVYKHGRVLDLMRDKIGGDLVRPGVTRFATSFLTLASMHRHKNALRSLVVCDEWHNLSFSATQEGRRVENIILSAPFWSKVELCLKASQPLLIALRIANGDETPAAPEIMAAMEVAKATIKESLKGKPTLLNEVLKYYDNRWENQMEQDLYGAALYLNPNKFFAIKEKDRRQAHRLRIMFNKVLWKMVSEEEEQNKISMQEDDYERAEGESFSMPMAIRDRERKNPILWWRAYSGLTYELQCLAKRIVSLCCSASGCERNWSEFSAVHTKKRNRLEHQRLNKLVYVSYNRKMENRFRKIRELGSKGKRSNPLLLEEFQWENEWVNDNCEVAQEGGGSGNDITWAQVDEAVGATQSLQGRGLPRAAAARAVGQTTQTYVRHRKRARNTVTQDIEEDDDELQEDNAELDSATVVEEDEGSAPGGGGGDEDGHGGFDLVNDLLD; this comes from the exons ATGCCTGTGCCTGACCTTGAAGAAGTTCAACCACAACCAGAATCTGTTGGGTCAGGTGCTGCTACTGCTGCCTCAGCCTCATCTGCTATAGATATCCCCTCCCTAATTGAGAGAGCCATAGCAAAACTACCTCCAGACCTTGCTGCTCAAGCTGTTGACAAAAAGAGGAAGGCAAGAAGTCAAGATCCAGGATGGCAGTATGGGTGGTGGCCAGATCCTTCCAAGAAAGATTTTGTGCAATGCATTTTTTGCAAGAAGGTAGTCCCTTCTGGAATAA CAGCGGATGAAGATGGTGAAGTTGAAGAGGAAGATGTTCCTGCTGCAGAGGAAGACGTTGCTGCTGCAGCTGTACCAGTACCAAGTTCTGGAACAAAAGGTAAACAAGCCAAGAAGAAGATTGCTCAAGCTCCCATCACTACTTTCACTGTTACTGCTGCAGCAAAACCTGCAACTCAAAAACAGTCCAAGCCAGTGAGTTCCATGCTTTGCAAGTCACCAGAGGAGGTAGTTTCAGAGAGGTACAAATCCAAGCTAACTCAACCTACACTTGAGCACTGCACAAAGAGAAGTAAGGAGGCCAAACAAATTGTTGATGATCATGTTGCAGACTTCTTTTATGAGAATCGCCTTCCATTGAATGTGATTAATTCAAGAAGCTGGGAAGTCTTGCTAGAGTCAATTGGACAATACGGTCCAGGTTACCGCTCACCATCATATCATGAGATTAGGAATCCGCTGCTAGAAAAAGCTGTGAATAGAACATCGGAGTTGAGGAAGAAGCATGAGCAGGCTTGGAAGGAATATGGCTACAGCATAATGTCTGATGGGTGGACTGACACAAGCCATCGCCATCTGATAAATTTCCTTGCTAACAGTCCAGCAGGGACTTTCTTTCTAGGGTCTGTTGATGCTTCAAGTGAGATAGCAAATGCACCTATGTTGGCTGACTTGTTAGAGAAGCAAATAGATAAGGTTGGGAAAGAACATGTGGTGCAACTTGTCACTGACAATGGAGCCAATTTTAAGCTAGCAGGGAGGCTTTTAATGGAGAGGATCCCTCATCTATTTTGGACACCATGTGCAGCCCATTGCTTGGATTTGTTGCTGGAGGATATtgggaagatcaaggaattcatCACTTGCATAAACATGGCAAAGAAGGTGACCAGATTCGTGTACAAGCATGGGAGGGTTCTAGACCTAATGCGAGATAAAATTGGAGGAGATCTTGTGAGGCCAGGTGTAACTCGCTTTGCCACTTCATTCCTCACATTGGCAAGCATGCATAGGCATAAGAATGCATTGAGGAGTTTAGTGGTTTGTGATGAATGGCATAACCTCAGCTTTTCAGCTACTCAAGAAGGCCGGCGCGTTGAGAACATTATCCTTTCAGCGCCATTTTGGAGCAAAGTGGAATTATGCCTAAAAGCTTCACAACCACTTCTTATTGCTCTGAGGATAGCTAATGGAGATGAGACACCAGCAGCTCCTGAGATTATGGCAGCCATGGAAGTGGCGAAGGCCACAATTAAGGAATCTTTGAAAGGAAAACCAACTCTACTCAACGAAGTACTAAAATACTATGACAATcgatgggaaaaccaaatggaGCAGGACCTGTATGGAGCAGCCCTATACTTGAATCCAAACAAGTTTTTTGccataaaagaaaaagataggagACAAGCCCACAGGCTGAGGATCATGTTTAATAAAGTTTTGTGGAAGATGGTGAGTGAAGAGGAGGAACAGAACAAGATAAGCATGCAGGAAGATGACTATGAGAGGGCTGAAGGTGAATCCTTCTCAATGCCAATGGCAATAAGAGACAGGGAGAGAAAAAATCCTA TTCTCTGGTGGAGAGCATATAGTGGCCTAACATATGAGCTCCAATGCTTGGCAAAAAGGATTGTTAGCCTTTGTTGTAGTGCATCTGGATGCGAACGTAATTGGAGTGAATTTTCAGCT GTCCatacaaaaaaaagaaacaggtTAGAGCATCAAAGGCTAAATAAGCTGGTTTATGTGAGCTACAACCGAAAGATGGAAAATAGATTTAGGAAAATTAGAGAGCTAGGTTCTAAAGGAAAGAGAAGCAACCCACTTTTGCTTGAAGAATTCCAATGGGAAAATGAATGGGTCAATGACAATTGTGAAGTTGCTCAAGAAGGTGGTGGCAGTGGCAATGATATCActtgggctcaagtggatgaagCTGTTGGTGCAACTCAGAGTCTACAGGGACGTGGCCTGCCTagggctgctgctgctcgtgcTGTGGGTCAGACGACTCAGACTTATGTTAGGCACAGGAAGCGTGCAAGGAATACAGTGACCCAAGATATTGAAGAAGATGACGATGAActccaagaagataatgcagaaTTAGATTCAGCAACAGTAGTGGAGGAGGATGAAGGTTCTGCacctggaggtggaggtggagatgAAGATGGACATGGAGGCTTCGATTTGGTTAATGATTTGCTTGATTAG